A stretch of the Desulfobacter sp. genome encodes the following:
- a CDS encoding Crp/Fnr family transcriptional regulator has product MTKLLKSIPLFSGLSSDQLEKITGLAKEKNFSKGEFIFQEGEKGDGFYIVAKGKIKVFKISFEGKEQILHIYGPGHTFGEVPVFEGKNFPASSMAIEPSLILFLPRNLFVKLITDSPALAMGMLADLSKRLRAFTVQIENLSLKEVPARLAAYIITLARETASDLGQDNTSQTFDDTTALPGKVTLPISKAQLANLIGTTPETISRILKKMADAGLIIVQNKDILILDMDGLSELSDLGRL; this is encoded by the coding sequence ATCACTAAACTATTGAAATCCATACCCCTTTTTTCAGGATTGTCTTCTGATCAGCTTGAAAAAATAACCGGCCTGGCCAAAGAAAAGAACTTTTCCAAGGGAGAATTTATTTTCCAGGAAGGGGAAAAAGGAGACGGGTTTTATATTGTGGCCAAGGGCAAAATAAAGGTGTTCAAAATCTCCTTTGAAGGAAAGGAACAGATCCTCCATATTTACGGCCCCGGGCACACATTCGGCGAAGTGCCGGTATTTGAAGGTAAAAACTTTCCCGCCTCGTCAATGGCCATTGAACCGAGCCTTATTTTATTTCTGCCCAGAAATTTATTTGTCAAACTGATCACCGACTCCCCTGCCCTTGCCATGGGCATGCTGGCCGATCTTTCCAAGCGGCTGCGGGCCTTTACCGTCCAGATCGAAAATTTAAGCCTCAAAGAGGTACCGGCACGGCTTGCCGCCTATATCATCACCCTGGCCCGGGAAACCGCTTCAGACTTGGGGCAGGACAACACAAGCCAAACCTTTGACGATACCACCGCCCTGCCCGGCAAAGTCACCCTGCCGATTTCCAAGGCCCAGCTGGCCAACCTCATCGGCACCACCCCGGAAACCATCTCCAGAATACTTAAAAAAATGGCCGATGCCGGCTTGATCATTGTTCAGAATAAAGACATCCTGATCCTGGATATGGACGGGTTGAGCGAACTCTCTGATCTGGGGCGGCTATAG
- the hcp gene encoding hydroxylamine reductase — protein sequence MFCFQCQEAQKNTGCTIKGMCGKENTTANLQDLLIFNLKGIAVIAQASKAAGVDVPNSAAEFIAQGLFTTITNANFNDENLVQWINRAQAVKKELAQAAGDKIGSDLHDSATWFSNDVATFQAKAETVGVLASDNEDVRSLRELLILGLKGMSAYADHAAVLGVKKEEIWTFLYEGLASTTKELSVDEMVGMVLKCGEVTVTTMAALDEANTSAYGHPEITEVNIGVDKNPGILISGHDLKDMEELLKQTEGAGVDVYTHGEMLPANYYPAFKKYDHLKGNYGGSWWHQNEEFESFNGPILMTTNCIVPLKKKNTYLDRLYTTGVPSYTGATHIADRADGGAKDFSEIVAQAKTCAAPVEIETGKIVGGFAHNQVLALADKVVDAVKSGAIKRFVVMAGCDGRHKSREYFTEVAEKLPQDAIILTAGCAKYRYNKLNLGDIGGIPRVLDAGQCNDCYSLAVIALKLKEVFGLEDINELPLSFDIGWYEQKAVAVLLALLSLGVKGIRLGPTLPAFVSPAVLNVLVENFDIKPITDADSDVAAIMAGK from the coding sequence ATGTTTTGTTTTCAATGTCAGGAAGCACAGAAAAATACCGGATGCACCATCAAGGGGATGTGCGGAAAAGAAAATACAACAGCAAACCTTCAGGATCTTCTGATTTTTAACCTCAAGGGAATTGCCGTAATTGCTCAAGCCTCCAAGGCTGCCGGGGTCGATGTGCCCAATTCTGCGGCTGAATTTATTGCCCAGGGGTTGTTCACCACCATTACCAATGCCAATTTCAACGATGAAAACCTGGTGCAGTGGATCAACCGGGCCCAGGCTGTGAAAAAAGAGTTGGCCCAGGCTGCCGGCGATAAGATCGGATCAGACCTTCACGACAGCGCCACCTGGTTTTCCAATGATGTTGCAACCTTCCAGGCCAAGGCTGAGACCGTAGGGGTCCTTGCCTCGGACAATGAGGATGTGAGATCCCTGCGGGAACTGTTGATCCTGGGTCTTAAGGGAATGTCAGCCTATGCCGATCATGCCGCGGTCCTGGGTGTAAAAAAAGAAGAGATCTGGACTTTTCTCTATGAAGGTCTGGCCTCCACCACAAAAGAGCTGAGCGTGGATGAGATGGTCGGCATGGTATTAAAATGCGGGGAAGTCACCGTCACCACCATGGCAGCCCTGGATGAGGCAAATACCAGCGCCTACGGGCATCCGGAAATTACCGAAGTCAATATCGGCGTGGATAAAAATCCTGGAATATTAATTTCAGGCCATGATCTTAAGGATATGGAAGAGCTGCTCAAACAAACTGAAGGTGCGGGCGTGGATGTATACACCCACGGGGAAATGCTCCCGGCCAACTATTATCCGGCCTTTAAGAAATACGACCATCTTAAGGGTAATTACGGTGGATCCTGGTGGCATCAGAATGAGGAATTTGAGTCTTTTAACGGCCCCATCCTCATGACCACCAACTGCATCGTGCCTTTAAAAAAGAAAAACACCTACCTGGATCGCCTTTATACCACAGGGGTGCCTTCTTACACGGGGGCCACCCATATTGCGGACCGGGCAGACGGGGGAGCAAAAGATTTTTCAGAGATCGTGGCGCAGGCCAAAACCTGTGCAGCGCCGGTTGAAATTGAGACCGGTAAGATTGTGGGCGGATTTGCCCATAACCAGGTCCTTGCCCTGGCCGACAAGGTGGTGGATGCGGTAAAATCCGGCGCCATCAAGCGGTTTGTGGTCATGGCCGGCTGTGACGGCCGCCATAAGAGCCGCGAATATTTCACGGAAGTGGCTGAAAAATTGCCCCAGGATGCCATCATCCTGACTGCCGGCTGCGCCAAGTACCGGTACAATAAGCTTAATCTCGGGGACATCGGCGGGATTCCCAGGGTCCTGGATGCGGGCCAATGCAACGACTGCTACTCTCTGGCCGTGATTGCCTTAAAACTCAAAGAGGTATTCGGTCTGGAAGATATTAATGAACTGCCCCTGTCCTTTGACATTGGATGGTATGAGCAGAAAGCGGTTGCCGTACTTCTGGCCCTGCTTTCTCTGGGTGTGAAAGGGATCCGTCTTGGACCCACTCTTCCCGCCTTTGTATCTCCTGCGGTCTTGAATGTGTTGGTGGAAAATTTTGATATCAAACCCATTACAGACGCGGATTCAGATGTGGCTGCCATCATGGCAGGCAAATAA
- a CDS encoding pyridoxamine 5'-phosphate oxidase family protein has protein sequence MNIKDHWQEIREEFQNNIKKSSYCAFATVDKAGNPHITPIGSLILAEACQGFFFERFPEKMPKNFQTSDRVAVMTVNTGFFYWFRALRKGVFHSPPGLRLYGRVGELRPATESELFIWQKKIRRAKGSRGYDILWKDMTRVRDIYFDDVRLVTAGAMTRSLWK, from the coding sequence ATGAATATCAAAGATCATTGGCAGGAGATCAGGGAGGAATTTCAAAACAATATTAAAAAATCCAGTTATTGTGCCTTTGCCACGGTGGACAAGGCGGGCAATCCCCATATCACTCCCATTGGTTCCCTGATTCTGGCGGAGGCGTGCCAAGGGTTTTTCTTTGAGCGGTTTCCTGAAAAGATGCCCAAAAATTTTCAAACCTCGGACCGGGTGGCCGTGATGACGGTTAATACAGGATTTTTTTATTGGTTCAGGGCCTTGAGAAAAGGGGTATTTCATTCGCCTCCGGGCCTGCGCCTATACGGCCGGGTGGGAGAACTCAGGCCGGCAACTGAGTCAGAACTTTTTATCTGGCAAAAAAAGATCAGGCGGGCCAAAGGCAGCCGGGGATACGATATTTTATGGAAAGATATGACCCGGGTCAGAGATATTTATTTTGACGATGTCAGGCTGGTGACGGCCGGGGCCATGACCCGGTCCCTGTGGAAATAG
- the aroB gene encoding 3-dehydroquinate synthase, giving the protein MMKTFKVQGRLGLSRIHVGESLSRVPAYIPSGNTPVIITDENIFRIYNRRFPKGPVITIGTGEKIKTLATIEYILRELVRLGCDRSSFILGIGGGIVSDITGFAASIFLRGVKFGFVSTSLLSQVDASVGGKNGVNLDAFKNMVGLFNQPEFVICDIDLLATLPKSEISNGLAEAVKHGLIKDIKLLEFIEANQQKALDLDRDVIFRLVADSVDIKSRVVQKDEHEAGERRKLNFGHTIGHAMEKLDQSGHGRAVSMGMVAASKFSQQKGYILPQEVDRIKELLLGLKLPVNHSFSSQKIIQAASRDKKKQGEDLFFVFLQALGKARVDKINFNEMNAFIRDELCHPE; this is encoded by the coding sequence CTGATGAAAACATTCAAAGTCCAGGGCCGACTTGGCCTCTCCCGAATCCATGTTGGGGAATCCCTCTCCCGGGTACCGGCGTATATTCCCTCTGGAAATACGCCGGTAATCATCACCGATGAAAATATTTTCAGAATTTACAACCGCCGATTTCCCAAAGGCCCTGTGATCACCATTGGCACCGGAGAAAAAATTAAAACCCTGGCCACGATTGAGTACATTTTAAGGGAATTGGTTCGTCTGGGCTGTGACAGGTCAAGCTTTATCCTTGGCATCGGGGGAGGGATTGTCAGCGATATCACAGGATTTGCCGCATCCATATTCCTGCGCGGGGTAAAGTTCGGCTTTGTCTCCACCTCTTTACTCTCCCAGGTGGACGCCAGTGTGGGGGGAAAAAACGGGGTAAACCTGGATGCCTTTAAAAATATGGTGGGGCTGTTTAACCAGCCTGAGTTTGTGATCTGCGATATTGACCTTTTGGCCACCCTGCCAAAATCTGAAATTTCCAACGGCCTGGCTGAAGCGGTTAAACACGGGCTGATAAAAGATATCAAACTTTTGGAATTTATCGAGGCCAACCAGCAAAAGGCCCTGGATCTGGACCGGGACGTTATTTTCCGCCTGGTGGCCGACTCTGTGGATATCAAATCCAGGGTGGTGCAAAAGGATGAACACGAAGCCGGAGAACGGCGAAAGCTCAACTTCGGCCACACCATCGGCCATGCCATGGAAAAACTGGACCAGTCCGGCCACGGGCGGGCGGTTTCCATGGGCATGGTGGCTGCATCCAAATTTTCACAGCAAAAAGGCTATATCCTTCCCCAGGAGGTGGACCGGATAAAAGAGTTGCTCCTGGGCCTGAAACTCCCGGTGAATCACTCGTTTTCAAGTCAAAAAATTATCCAGGCCGCCTCAAGGGACAAAAAAAAGCAGGGGGAAGACCTCTTTTTTGTCTTTCTCCAGGCCTTGGGAAAGGCCCGGGTGGACAAAATCAATTTTAATGAGATGAACGCCTTTATCCGGGACGAACTCTGTCACCCCGAATAA
- a CDS encoding 4Fe-4S binding protein, giving the protein MKVVRKIIEIDDEKCDGCGNCVLSCAEGAIQIIEGKARVVADKYCDGLGACIGDCPQDALTIVEREADEFDEEAVEELLKQQKKQAEAPHSGCPSAALKVFPTAEPAGHECKCASKARTVAPGGPSALGHWPVQIHLVPAGAPFLKNADLLIAADCVPVAYPRFHADFLTGKAVMIGCPKFDDAQAYVDKLAQIFAQSGIKSITAVVMEVPCCSGIAGIIKKALEKSAMDIPFEEVVVSARGEILS; this is encoded by the coding sequence ATGAAAGTTGTGCGAAAAATAATTGAAATTGACGATGAAAAATGCGACGGCTGCGGTAATTGTGTGCTGTCCTGTGCCGAAGGGGCGATTCAGATCATTGAGGGCAAAGCCCGGGTGGTGGCTGATAAATACTGCGACGGTCTTGGGGCCTGTATAGGGGATTGTCCCCAGGATGCCCTTACCATCGTGGAAAGAGAAGCTGATGAGTTTGACGAAGAGGCTGTGGAAGAACTGCTCAAACAGCAGAAAAAGCAAGCAGAAGCGCCCCATTCAGGCTGCCCTTCTGCGGCCTTGAAAGTATTTCCCACAGCCGAGCCTGCAGGCCATGAGTGCAAGTGTGCCTCAAAAGCGCGGACGGTTGCCCCCGGAGGGCCTTCCGCCCTTGGGCACTGGCCGGTTCAGATTCACCTGGTCCCTGCAGGGGCGCCGTTTTTAAAAAATGCAGATCTTTTGATCGCAGCAGACTGTGTGCCTGTGGCCTATCCTCGTTTTCATGCGGATTTCCTTACGGGAAAGGCCGTGATGATCGGCTGCCCCAAGTTTGACGATGCCCAGGCCTATGTTGACAAGCTGGCCCAGATTTTTGCCCAGTCCGGCATCAAGAGCATTACTGCGGTGGTCATGGAAGTCCCCTGCTGTTCCGGCATAGCCGGAATCATTAAAAAGGCCCTGGAAAAATCGGCCATGGATATCCCCTTCGAAGAGGTGGTGGTCTCAGCCAGGGGAGAGATTCTCTCGTGA
- the aroF gene encoding 3-deoxy-7-phosphoheptulonate synthase, whose product MLIVMEKGSTDSQIQAVVKAVEKRGYEARPIPGGDRVSIGVLHNKGSVDAAHFLGLNGVKEVIPVTKSYKLVSREFQQENTHVKVGDAVFGDGSFPIIAGPCAVETENQVLSIALSVKQAGALLFRGGAFKPRTSPYSFQGLGEEGLKLLAKVRKETGLPVVTEVMDVENFDLVEAYADVVQIGTRNMQNFSLLRRAGRSKRPVILKRGMSAMLQEWLMAAEYIMEEGNTNVILCERGVRTFVRHSRNTLDLSVVPAAKKESHLPIIVDPSHAAGVRDQVVPLAYASAALGADGAMIEVHNNPAEALSDGAQSLFPDQFAQVMEKMNAIHKIVKDA is encoded by the coding sequence ATGTTAATTGTAATGGAAAAAGGCTCAACAGACTCACAAATTCAGGCTGTTGTTAAAGCCGTTGAAAAAAGAGGTTACGAAGCCCGGCCCATACCAGGAGGAGACAGGGTATCCATTGGTGTCCTTCACAACAAAGGCTCTGTGGATGCTGCCCATTTCCTTGGGCTTAACGGTGTAAAGGAGGTCATTCCGGTGACAAAATCCTATAAACTTGTCAGCCGGGAGTTCCAGCAGGAGAACACCCATGTAAAGGTTGGGGATGCCGTTTTCGGAGACGGCAGTTTTCCTATAATTGCCGGTCCCTGTGCCGTTGAAACTGAAAACCAGGTATTGTCCATTGCCCTTTCCGTTAAACAGGCAGGCGCACTATTATTCAGGGGCGGGGCATTCAAGCCCAGAACCTCCCCCTACTCATTCCAGGGCCTTGGGGAAGAGGGGTTAAAACTTCTGGCAAAAGTCAGGAAGGAAACCGGCCTGCCCGTGGTCACAGAGGTGATGGATGTTGAAAACTTCGACCTTGTGGAAGCCTATGCAGATGTGGTTCAGATCGGCACCCGAAACATGCAGAACTTTTCCCTGCTCAGACGTGCCGGAAGATCCAAGCGACCCGTGATTCTGAAACGGGGCATGTCCGCCATGCTGCAAGAATGGCTCATGGCCGCCGAATACATCATGGAAGAGGGAAACACCAATGTAATCCTCTGCGAACGAGGCGTCAGAACATTTGTCCGCCACTCCAGAAACACCCTAGACCTTTCCGTGGTGCCTGCAGCCAAAAAAGAAAGCCATTTGCCCATTATTGTCGACCCCAGCCATGCCGCAGGAGTAAGGGACCAGGTGGTGCCCCTGGCATATGCCTCTGCGGCTCTGGGCGCGGACGGAGCAATGATAGAGGTTCACAACAACCCGGCAGAAGCCCTGAGCGACGGTGCCCAGTCCCTGTTTCCCGACCAGTTTGCCCAGGTCATGGAAAAAATGAACGCCATCCATAAAATCGTCAAGGACGCCTGA
- a CDS encoding sulfite reductase, protein MIWEQDAQTAIKTVPFFVRKKVKKRVETFVEDRGRERVVLADLLALKKKFLSKGGMEKEIKGYDVFACFGTQDCPNAVAPSGLLLKKIQNLMEEADILGFLKSRVKGDLKFHHEFRVCISDCPNACSRPQISDIGIIGASLPGISDQPCSFCRECETACPEKAIVLCDSGPEIDAQACLACGKCIGLCPTATLEEAKNGFRVLLGGRLGRHPRLGMEVPGILSQDEVLDLVQSALDFYKSHSREGQRFSHVLESLSQIL, encoded by the coding sequence GTGATCTGGGAGCAGGATGCCCAAACGGCCATTAAAACCGTCCCTTTCTTTGTCCGGAAAAAGGTGAAAAAAAGAGTTGAAACCTTTGTAGAGGACAGGGGAAGGGAGCGGGTCGTTCTCGCGGATCTCCTTGCCCTGAAAAAAAAGTTTCTCTCAAAGGGGGGCATGGAAAAGGAGATCAAAGGATATGATGTCTTTGCCTGCTTCGGTACCCAGGACTGCCCCAACGCTGTGGCCCCATCGGGCCTGCTGCTGAAAAAGATCCAGAATCTCATGGAAGAGGCGGATATCCTCGGGTTTTTAAAGTCCCGGGTTAAAGGCGACCTTAAATTTCACCACGAGTTTCGAGTCTGTATTTCCGACTGCCCCAATGCCTGTTCCCGCCCCCAGATTTCGGATATCGGCATTATTGGTGCAAGCCTGCCTGGGATCAGTGACCAGCCCTGTTCATTTTGCCGGGAGTGTGAAACTGCCTGTCCTGAAAAGGCCATTGTCCTCTGTGATTCAGGGCCTGAAATTGACGCCCAGGCCTGCCTGGCATGCGGCAAATGTATTGGCCTCTGCCCTACGGCCACCCTGGAAGAGGCAAAAAACGGATTCCGGGTGCTTCTCGGAGGACGGCTTGGCCGCCATCCCCGCCTGGGCATGGAAGTGCCGGGGATTTTGTCCCAGGATGAGGTGCTTGACCTTGTTCAATCCGCTCTTGATTTTTATAAATCCCACTCCAGGGAAGGTCAACGATTTTCCCATGTTCTTGAGTCCCTTTCCCAAATTCTTTGA
- a CDS encoding HD domain-containing protein, which translates to MKCPGQDTQYWNPDAIFETNCPECGHSMEFFKDDATRRCPNCKKKIVNPRMDFGCASYCQFAEQCLGSLPEEFVGQQEDLLKDRVAVEMKRYFGKDFKRIGHAVKVARHAEKIGKIKKANLAVVLCAAYLHDIGIKNAEEKYNSSAAKHQEEEGPPVAKRIMEKLGAKQGLVSEVCDIIGRHHHPLENETMNFKVVYDADMLTNMVECGKHQNVDSKEFSAKIDRLFLTDSGRVLAKEVLIQED; encoded by the coding sequence ATGAAATGTCCGGGACAAGATACCCAATACTGGAATCCAGATGCTATTTTTGAAACCAATTGCCCTGAATGCGGCCATTCCATGGAGTTTTTCAAGGACGATGCCACCCGACGCTGCCCCAATTGCAAAAAAAAGATCGTCAATCCCCGAATGGATTTCGGGTGCGCCTCCTATTGCCAGTTTGCCGAACAATGCCTGGGCAGCCTTCCCGAAGAGTTTGTGGGCCAGCAGGAAGACTTGCTCAAGGACCGGGTGGCCGTTGAGATGAAACGGTACTTTGGCAAGGATTTTAAACGCATCGGCCATGCCGTCAAGGTGGCCCGGCATGCGGAAAAGATTGGAAAAATTAAAAAGGCCAACCTGGCTGTGGTCCTTTGTGCGGCTTATCTCCATGACATCGGCATTAAAAATGCCGAGGAAAAATACAACTCCTCAGCTGCCAAACACCAGGAAGAAGAGGGGCCGCCAGTGGCAAAAAGGATCATGGAAAAACTGGGGGCCAAACAAGGTCTGGTCAGTGAAGTCTGCGATATCATCGGCCGCCACCATCATCCTCTGGAGAATGAAACCATGAATTTCAAGGTGGTTTATGATGCAGACATGCTGACCAATATGGTCGAGTGCGGCAAGCATCAAAACGTTGATTCAAAAGAGTTTTCAGCTAAAATAGATCGTTTATTTTTAACGGATTCCGGCCGTGTTCTAGCCAAAGAAGTTTTGATCCAGGAAGATTAA